A window from Planococcus maritimus encodes these proteins:
- a CDS encoding M20 metallopeptidase family protein, translating to MIEKIFAELDKAYPEMVDIRRHLHMNPEPSFQETKTAKYIRDFYEDLGVDIRFGVGGNGVIATIRGGKPGKTVALRADFDALPIQDQKETSYKSTVPNVVHACGHDGHTATLLVLGKILHSLRDELPGTYVLIHQHAEELAPGGAKPMIEDGALEGVDVIFGTHLWSTTPFGRIDYRTGPIMAAADRFEITVQGRGGHGAMPHETVDAVVTGAQLVTNLQQLVARRVDPLESAVLTIASFIAENPFNIIADQSKLNGTVRSFTEETRTLMEQEMERVANGTAIATNSAIDFKFHRGYPPVVTHEKETEFLRDLAVDVPGVTEVFNCPPQMGGEDFAYYLEEIPGTFFFTGAMPDGEVYPHHHPKFDFKEEAMLIAAKTLGKAAVTCHE from the coding sequence ATGATTGAAAAAATATTTGCTGAACTCGATAAAGCCTATCCGGAGATGGTAGATATTCGCCGCCACTTACATATGAACCCGGAACCATCATTCCAAGAAACCAAAACGGCGAAATACATCCGCGACTTTTACGAAGACCTCGGTGTAGATATCCGTTTTGGCGTCGGAGGCAACGGCGTCATCGCGACCATCCGAGGAGGCAAGCCTGGCAAGACCGTCGCCTTACGCGCTGACTTTGACGCTCTTCCCATCCAGGATCAAAAAGAAACGAGCTATAAATCGACCGTGCCGAACGTCGTTCACGCTTGCGGCCATGACGGCCATACGGCGACTTTGCTAGTGCTTGGCAAGATCCTTCACAGCTTGCGCGATGAACTGCCCGGCACGTACGTACTCATACATCAGCATGCAGAAGAACTAGCCCCAGGCGGCGCCAAACCGATGATCGAAGACGGTGCGCTAGAAGGCGTCGACGTCATTTTCGGCACCCATCTTTGGTCGACGACGCCATTTGGCCGCATCGATTACCGCACGGGGCCGATCATGGCAGCGGCAGACCGTTTTGAAATCACCGTGCAAGGGCGCGGCGGTCACGGTGCGATGCCGCACGAAACTGTTGATGCCGTCGTCACAGGCGCACAACTAGTGACCAATCTGCAGCAACTTGTCGCTCGCCGCGTCGATCCGCTTGAATCGGCAGTCCTAACGATTGCTTCGTTTATCGCAGAGAATCCATTTAATATTATTGCCGACCAATCCAAACTCAACGGCACGGTCCGGTCGTTCACAGAAGAGACGCGTACGCTTATGGAACAGGAAATGGAACGCGTCGCCAACGGAACGGCGATTGCCACCAATAGCGCCATCGACTTCAAATTCCACCGGGGCTATCCACCGGTCGTCACTCATGAAAAAGAAACCGAATTTCTGAGAGACCTCGCTGTAGATGTACCAGGCGTGACGGAAGTATTCAATTGCCCGCCGCAAATGGGCGGAGAGGATTTCGCCTATTATCTAGAAGAAATCCCGGGCACGTTCTTCTTCACGGGTGCCATGCCAGACGGGGAAGTTTACCCCCACCACCATCCGAAATTTGATTTCAAAGAAGAAGCGATGCTAATCGCTGCGAAAACGCTTGGCAAAGCTGCGGTCACTTGCCACGAATAA
- a CDS encoding ABC transporter ATP-binding protein translates to MAILEVENLTGGYTRKPVLQDVSFSIEKGELIGLIGLNGAGKSTTIKHIIGIMQPKSGAIRLNGQTFSEDIDAYRSAFSYIPETPVLYEELTLREHLELTAMAYGLEQEVFEQRSAALLKEFRMEKRLKWFPSHFSKGMRQKVMIMSAFLVDPDLYIIDEPFVGLDPLGIKSLLDQMEQQKRNGASVLMSTHILSTAERYCDRIILLHNGRVRAIGTMTELRQAFGMPDASLDDLYIAMTEDDDNEEPA, encoded by the coding sequence GTGGCAATATTGGAAGTTGAAAATTTGACGGGTGGCTATACGAGAAAGCCCGTATTGCAAGATGTGAGTTTTTCGATTGAAAAAGGTGAATTGATTGGCTTGATCGGCTTGAACGGTGCAGGGAAGAGTACGACCATCAAACACATCATCGGCATTATGCAGCCGAAATCGGGTGCGATCCGACTCAATGGCCAGACCTTCTCGGAAGATATCGATGCTTACCGTTCCGCTTTTTCCTATATCCCAGAAACGCCGGTACTATACGAGGAGTTGACCTTGCGCGAGCACTTAGAGCTGACGGCAATGGCTTATGGGTTAGAACAAGAAGTATTCGAACAACGCTCCGCAGCTCTATTGAAGGAATTTCGCATGGAAAAGCGACTGAAATGGTTTCCTTCCCATTTCTCGAAAGGGATGCGCCAAAAAGTCATGATCATGAGCGCGTTTCTCGTTGATCCGGACCTTTATATTATCGATGAACCGTTCGTTGGGCTGGACCCGCTTGGCATCAAATCGCTTCTCGACCAAATGGAACAGCAAAAACGCAATGGGGCATCGGTTTTGATGTCTACACATATCTTGTCAACTGCAGAACGCTATTGCGACCGCATTATTTTGCTCCACAACGGGCGCGTACGGGCAATCGGTACGATGACTGAGCTGCGACAGGCTTTTGGCATGCCAGATGCCTCACTCGATGACCTATATATTGCGATGACCGAGGATGACGACAATGAAGAACCTGCGTGA
- a CDS encoding ABC transporter permease, whose product MKNLREVWDKRLRRYTAEVQNYLKFIVTGHIAVVMLFAIGAAGYAYSEWVQDVPPEFPAALLMAVLFGALLSYSPPVTLLKQADGVYLLPLESHLDSYLKPALRWTYASQLYLPVVVFVVSLPLINALYGLPSSYLIGFPILLLLVKWWNVTSEFYWRKASEGHRVWLERAVRFLFVAGFVWSYIDGMILMAAVFLFAMIFYGKWLERRASGKAFPYGHFIELEENRMLRFYQFANYFTDVPHLKGKVRERRWLNPVYRLIQSKASNAHLYLVSRTFIRSDELFFLWLRLTLIILVGAWLIPFQIAITLFAGALAFASTIQLWQGLNQSQHFRMDQLFPLSTHSREKAVWNWVLAVQLIQAVSALILLLALGQFATALIVTAVLAIVSVVTLAGARKKSAQLNNR is encoded by the coding sequence ATGAAGAACCTGCGTGAAGTGTGGGACAAGCGGCTCCGGCGTTATACGGCCGAAGTCCAGAACTATTTAAAATTCATCGTCACAGGTCATATTGCAGTGGTCATGCTGTTCGCGATCGGAGCCGCCGGGTACGCCTATAGCGAATGGGTACAAGATGTGCCGCCGGAGTTTCCGGCAGCGCTGTTGATGGCGGTCTTGTTTGGTGCGCTTTTGTCTTATAGTCCACCCGTGACTTTATTAAAGCAGGCGGATGGGGTTTATCTATTGCCGCTTGAAAGCCACCTCGACAGCTATTTAAAGCCAGCGTTGCGTTGGACTTACGCCTCGCAACTGTATTTGCCTGTCGTGGTCTTCGTCGTCTCCTTGCCGCTCATCAACGCTTTATATGGCTTGCCTTCTTCTTATTTGATTGGCTTTCCGATTCTGTTGCTGCTGGTGAAATGGTGGAATGTCACGAGCGAGTTCTACTGGCGAAAAGCAAGCGAAGGCCATCGGGTTTGGCTTGAGCGTGCCGTGCGTTTTTTGTTTGTTGCCGGCTTTGTGTGGTCGTATATCGACGGTATGATTCTTATGGCAGCGGTGTTTTTGTTCGCCATGATTTTTTACGGCAAATGGCTTGAACGCCGCGCCTCAGGAAAAGCATTTCCTTACGGGCATTTTATCGAATTGGAAGAAAATCGCATGCTGCGTTTTTACCAATTCGCCAATTATTTCACCGATGTGCCGCATTTGAAAGGGAAAGTAAGAGAGCGCAGATGGCTCAATCCAGTTTACCGGTTGATTCAGAGCAAAGCTTCGAATGCCCATCTGTATTTGGTGAGCCGGACGTTCATCCGTTCTGACGAGTTGTTCTTTCTATGGCTGCGGTTAACGCTGATTATCCTCGTGGGAGCTTGGCTTATCCCGTTTCAAATTGCCATCACTTTGTTTGCAGGGGCTTTGGCCTTCGCTTCAACCATCCAGTTATGGCAAGGCTTGAACCAGTCCCAGCATTTCCGCATGGATCAATTATTCCCGCTGAGTACGCATAGCCGCGAAAAAGCGGTATGGAATTGGGTGCTTGCGGTTCAATTGATTCAGGCAGTATCGGCATTGATCCTGCTGCTGGCACTCGGCCAGTTTGCGACAGCGCTAATTGTCACAGCCGTCTTAGCTATTGTTTCGGTTGTCACACTTGCAGGCGCCAGAAAAAAGTCAGCACAGCTTAACAACCGATAA
- a CDS encoding sodium:calcium antiporter, which translates to MVFIYFLLAAAVTVLAAIKLSQYADVISEKSAMGGMMVGTLLLAGATSLPEISTSFSAAAIGNADIAVGNMIGSNLFNLFILAGFDLLLNRRRMLERASKDHTYSSLLGIFLTVLLLLALWLRTDVTFLGIGLDSLAIGISYIVGMLIINKLPNLDTIDMDDEPVDAEAPKNPSAHLSPKHAGIRFAIVAVIIMAAGTALSITGDEIAVVTGIGSSFVGSFLVAAATSLPEAISVFVALRLSNVNMAVGAVLGSNIFNMVILALSDPIYVEGSIISGVSGANVIIASAVLVMSVLVMFSLYRPKTASTWAYSVPSILVVLLYFVASYLNFTY; encoded by the coding sequence GTGGTATTCATTTATTTTTTGCTGGCTGCAGCCGTCACTGTGTTAGCTGCCATCAAACTGTCCCAGTACGCCGATGTCATCAGTGAAAAATCGGCGATGGGCGGCATGATGGTCGGCACGCTGCTTCTTGCAGGAGCAACCAGCCTCCCGGAAATTTCCACCAGCTTTTCTGCGGCAGCGATCGGCAATGCCGATATCGCAGTCGGCAATATGATCGGCTCGAATTTGTTTAATCTATTTATATTGGCCGGTTTTGATTTGCTGCTGAACCGCAGACGCATGCTCGAACGGGCATCTAAAGACCATACCTACTCTTCTTTACTCGGCATCTTTTTGACGGTGCTGTTGTTGCTGGCCTTATGGCTCCGCACAGACGTCACCTTCCTCGGGATCGGCCTTGACTCCTTGGCGATCGGCATAAGCTATATAGTGGGCATGCTGATCATCAATAAATTACCGAACTTGGATACAATCGATATGGACGATGAGCCAGTCGATGCCGAGGCGCCGAAAAATCCGAGTGCCCATTTATCACCAAAACACGCGGGCATCCGTTTCGCAATCGTCGCTGTAATTATTATGGCAGCTGGGACCGCCCTGTCGATCACTGGGGATGAAATTGCGGTGGTGACAGGAATTGGTTCGAGTTTTGTCGGCAGTTTCCTAGTAGCCGCTGCCACTTCCCTGCCAGAAGCGATTTCGGTTTTCGTCGCACTGCGTCTGTCCAATGTCAATATGGCGGTCGGCGCTGTTCTCGGAAGCAATATTTTCAACATGGTCATCTTAGCTTTGTCAGACCCGATCTATGTGGAAGGGTCGATCATCAGCGGCGTATCAGGCGCCAATGTCATCATTGCCAGCGCCGTGCTCGTCATGAGCGTGCTCGTCATGTTCTCGCTTTATAGACCGAAGACCGCTTCTACATGGGCATATAGCGTGCCATCCATTTTGGTCGTGCTATTATACTTCGTTGCATCTTATCTGAATTTCACCTACTGA
- a CDS encoding tryptophan transporter → MKTKNLVLMALLVSVGATLYVVIPGINGGMKPDFMLTMMFIGILLFRDVKSVFLLAVTTGIISGLFSSFPGGFFPNIIDKFITAFVFFAFVSLLRKHAAKLPVGIALTAIGTVLSGTIFLSAAIFILGADIPFTLLLATVVVPATIMNGVAFAVMFPIVTGLMKRSNFQSASPANAR, encoded by the coding sequence ATGAAAACGAAAAATCTTGTATTAATGGCGCTGCTTGTCAGTGTCGGCGCAACCTTGTATGTGGTGATTCCAGGCATCAACGGCGGGATGAAACCCGACTTTATGCTAACGATGATGTTTATCGGCATCTTGCTATTCCGCGATGTAAAAAGCGTCTTTTTGCTTGCTGTTACCACCGGAATCATTTCGGGATTGTTTTCAAGTTTCCCGGGAGGCTTTTTCCCGAACATCATTGATAAGTTCATCACCGCATTCGTCTTTTTCGCGTTTGTGTCGTTACTGAGAAAACATGCAGCTAAGTTGCCGGTTGGCATTGCGCTCACTGCAATCGGAACGGTGTTGTCAGGAACCATTTTCCTGTCGGCCGCGATCTTCATCCTGGGGGCCGATATTCCGTTCACGCTTCTGCTTGCAACGGTAGTCGTGCCGGCCACGATCATGAACGGTGTTGCCTTTGCGGTCATGTTCCCGATTGTCACTGGGCTCATGAAGCGCTCAAACTTCCAAAGCGCTTCACCCGCCAACGCGCGCTAA
- a CDS encoding HIT family protein gives MSECIFCKIINGDIPSVKVYEDEHVYAFMDIMPLSKGHTLLIPKTHRASVYDMTPDEAGQLFSVAPKIASALKETFEPEGMNLLNNNGPKAGQSVFHFHLHFIPRYDASDGFGAKWMTKEKEYTTEKIQELAEQVKVKLTSEA, from the coding sequence ATGAGCGAGTGCATTTTTTGTAAAATCATTAATGGAGATATCCCGAGCGTCAAGGTGTATGAGGACGAGCACGTCTATGCCTTTATGGACATCATGCCTTTATCGAAAGGCCATACGCTGCTAATCCCGAAAACCCACCGTGCGTCTGTTTACGATATGACGCCGGATGAAGCTGGCCAATTGTTCAGTGTTGCGCCGAAAATCGCCAGTGCCCTTAAGGAAACCTTCGAACCGGAAGGCATGAATTTATTGAACAACAACGGTCCAAAAGCTGGGCAAAGCGTCTTCCACTTCCACTTGCACTTCATCCCGCGCTACGATGCGAGCGATGGATTTGGCGCCAAGTGGATGACCAAGGAAAAAGAATACACTACCGAGAAAATCCAGGAGCTTGCCGAACAGGTCAAGGTGAAACTAACCTCTGAGGCTTGA
- the yhaM gene encoding 3'-5' exoribonuclease YhaM: MTKGITTRAVGETVDDFLLIKQSVKGVTTTGNPFMSLVLQDKSGDIEAKLWDTKDEHERMYAAETIVKVGGEIHNYRGKNQLRIKSIRPAKPEENLTIAEFLPSAAQSADELHEEVTKFLFEMENPQIQRITRHLLKKYQQQFLTFPAATRNHHDYVSGLADHVVSMLKLGKAICEVYPSLDKDLLYSGIILHDIGKVFELSGPIATTYTIEGNLLGHISIMVTEIAKAAEELGIEGEEVMLLQHIVLSHHGKEEWGSPKKPMVKEAEILHYIDNIDAKMMMLDRVLGKTKEGEFSERVFALDNRSFYKPKL; the protein is encoded by the coding sequence ATGACAAAAGGAATTACAACCCGTGCTGTCGGGGAGACAGTCGATGATTTTCTACTAATCAAGCAATCGGTCAAAGGCGTCACGACGACCGGCAATCCATTTATGTCACTCGTCCTGCAAGATAAGAGCGGGGACATCGAAGCAAAGTTATGGGACACGAAAGACGAACATGAACGGATGTATGCGGCAGAAACGATTGTCAAAGTCGGCGGAGAAATCCATAATTATCGCGGCAAAAACCAATTGCGCATCAAAAGCATTCGCCCGGCGAAGCCGGAAGAAAACTTGACGATCGCTGAATTTTTGCCTTCAGCCGCTCAAAGTGCGGATGAATTGCACGAAGAAGTAACCAAGTTCTTATTCGAGATGGAAAATCCGCAAATCCAGCGCATCACACGCCATCTCCTCAAGAAATACCAACAGCAATTCCTGACCTTCCCGGCCGCGACGCGCAATCACCATGATTATGTATCGGGCCTTGCGGATCATGTCGTGTCGATGCTCAAGCTCGGGAAAGCGATTTGCGAAGTGTACCCGAGCCTGGATAAGGATTTATTGTATTCGGGAATCATTCTTCACGATATCGGCAAAGTGTTTGAATTGTCTGGCCCGATCGCAACAACTTATACAATAGAAGGCAATTTACTTGGTCATATTTCCATCATGGTGACCGAGATCGCCAAAGCTGCTGAAGAACTCGGCATTGAAGGAGAAGAAGTGATGCTCCTTCAACATATCGTCTTATCGCATCACGGCAAAGAAGAGTGGGGCAGCCCGAAAAAGCCGATGGTGAAAGAGGCGGAAATCCTCCACTATATCGACAATATCGACGCGAAAATGATGATGCTTGACCGCGTGCTTGGGAAAACAAAAGAAGGCGAGTTTTCAGAACGCGTCTTCGCGCTCGACAACCGCTCTTTCTACAAGCCGAAATTATAA
- a CDS encoding DUF3267 domain-containing protein, with the protein MHCWKTINVKKQYGSDRLFFISALIGAGVFTSYYMLLAIMYADPLSDQNFLLFMIGMLAIYPIHKLLHLMPLLGSRKCLKISMRKQLKLCPTISLYIKEPVRKSRFMLALVAPFAVINTAIVALSIIWPAYSHYFAILLAYHSALSVTDLIYIRNLARSPRHALIEETDTGFEILVPQPIA; encoded by the coding sequence ATGCATTGCTGGAAAACAATCAACGTTAAAAAACAATACGGCTCTGACCGCCTGTTCTTCATCTCCGCGCTGATCGGCGCTGGAGTTTTCACCAGCTATTACATGCTGCTGGCTATCATGTACGCAGACCCGCTATCCGACCAAAACTTTCTGTTGTTCATGATCGGCATGCTGGCGATCTACCCGATCCATAAACTTTTGCACCTGATGCCCTTACTGGGAAGCCGCAAATGTTTGAAGATCAGCATGCGCAAGCAATTGAAGCTGTGCCCGACGATTTCTTTATATATTAAAGAACCGGTCCGGAAATCACGTTTCATGCTCGCGCTTGTCGCACCGTTTGCGGTCATTAACACGGCCATTGTCGCGCTAAGCATCATTTGGCCGGCCTATAGCCATTATTTCGCCATTTTGCTTGCGTACCATAGCGCATTATCCGTAACGGATTTAATCTATATCCGTAATTTGGCGCGCTCGCCGCGGCACGCCCTTATCGAAGAAACGGATACAGGATTCGAGATCTTGGTGCCGCAGCCAATTGCCTGA
- the hemE gene encoding uroporphyrinogen decarboxylase codes for MTFNDTYLRAARGEKTDHVPVWYMRQAGRSQPEYRKIKEKYSLEEITHQPELCAYVTKLPVDQYDVDAAILYKDIVTPLPAIGVDVKIKGGVGPVISNPIRTKADIDRLGEINPEQDVDYVLKTIKLLTEEQLNVPLIGFSGAPFTLASYMIEGGPSKSYNKTKAMMVSEPEMWFALMDKLADTIIPYVKAQIHAGAKAIQIFDSWVGALNVEDYRIFIKPVMDRIFKEIGEEGVPMTIFGVGASHLANEWHELPVDVVGLDWRLPITEARDRGLTKALMGNFDPSYLLADWSVIEERTKKILDMGMQDDGYIFNLGHGVFPEVQPDTLKRLTAFVHEYSAAYKKQN; via the coding sequence ATGACTTTTAATGATACGTACCTGCGCGCAGCGCGAGGGGAAAAGACCGACCATGTACCAGTATGGTATATGCGTCAGGCTGGGCGTTCCCAGCCGGAATACCGCAAGATCAAGGAAAAATATTCTTTAGAAGAAATTACACATCAGCCGGAATTGTGTGCCTATGTCACAAAATTGCCAGTTGACCAGTACGATGTCGATGCAGCGATTTTGTATAAAGACATCGTGACACCGCTCCCAGCAATTGGCGTCGACGTTAAGATCAAAGGCGGTGTTGGGCCGGTCATCAGCAATCCGATCCGTACGAAAGCGGATATCGATCGACTCGGGGAGATCAATCCCGAACAGGATGTCGATTATGTCTTGAAAACGATCAAATTGCTGACAGAAGAGCAATTGAATGTACCGCTCATCGGCTTTTCCGGTGCACCGTTTACTTTGGCAAGCTATATGATCGAAGGGGGCCCTTCGAAAAGTTATAACAAAACAAAAGCAATGATGGTCTCAGAACCAGAGATGTGGTTTGCATTGATGGACAAACTGGCAGATACGATCATTCCTTATGTGAAAGCACAAATTCATGCCGGAGCTAAAGCCATTCAGATTTTCGACTCATGGGTTGGTGCATTAAATGTTGAAGATTACCGCATCTTCATCAAGCCGGTCATGGACCGCATCTTCAAGGAAATCGGCGAAGAAGGCGTACCGATGACGATTTTCGGTGTCGGCGCAAGCCATCTAGCAAATGAATGGCATGAGCTGCCGGTGGATGTTGTCGGTTTGGATTGGCGTTTGCCGATCACAGAAGCGCGGGACCGTGGACTGACGAAAGCCTTGATGGGCAACTTCGATCCATCTTATTTGTTGGCGGATTGGTCTGTCATTGAAGAACGCACCAAAAAGATATTGGATATGGGCATGCAGGATGATGGCTATATTTTCAATCTTGGACACGGGGTCTTCCCGGAAGTACAGCCCGATACCTTGAAGCGTTTGACGGCATTTGTCCACGAATACAGCGCAGCATACAAAAAACAGAACTAA
- a CDS encoding peptidylprolyl isomerase, giving the protein MKKSAFTLSIAAAVLALSACSDNGSDSEVLVTSDAGDVTKEELYQEMKTSVGDQAIQILMIEKVLGANYEVSDEEVEAELESNKEEMGENFEEFLTQNNHTEESYKKVIRLNLLQEKALTEDVEVTDEEIEEQYKRQGTELNARHILVADEETANELKAELDEGADFAEVAEEHSTDPGSAANGGSLDWFGTGMMVPEFEDAAYSLEVDEISEPVQSQHGFHIIQVTETREVEGQKPLEDQQDALRSEIAMAKADQSTLLPKVAALMEEANIDIKDEELEGALDEILNTEPAPEEGAPTEETEETPAE; this is encoded by the coding sequence ATGAAGAAATCAGCCTTTACCCTTTCTATCGCGGCAGCGGTTCTTGCCCTTTCCGCATGCAGCGACAACGGTTCCGATAGCGAAGTGCTCGTCACTTCTGATGCCGGAGACGTAACCAAAGAAGAGCTATACCAAGAAATGAAAACGTCTGTCGGCGACCAAGCTATCCAAATCTTGATGATTGAAAAAGTATTGGGAGCAAATTACGAGGTGTCTGACGAAGAAGTCGAGGCAGAACTTGAGAGCAATAAAGAAGAGATGGGTGAAAATTTCGAGGAATTTCTCACTCAGAACAACCATACAGAAGAAAGCTATAAAAAAGTCATCCGCCTGAACTTGCTTCAGGAAAAAGCTTTGACGGAAGATGTTGAAGTAACAGATGAGGAAATCGAAGAGCAATACAAACGTCAAGGAACGGAACTGAATGCGCGCCATATCCTGGTCGCGGATGAAGAAACCGCTAATGAATTAAAAGCGGAACTTGACGAAGGTGCAGATTTTGCGGAAGTAGCGGAAGAACATTCCACTGATCCGGGTTCTGCTGCTAACGGTGGCTCGCTTGACTGGTTTGGCACAGGCATGATGGTGCCTGAATTCGAAGACGCTGCCTACTCCCTAGAAGTCGACGAAATCAGCGAGCCAGTTCAATCACAACATGGCTTCCACATTATCCAAGTAACCGAAACTCGTGAAGTGGAAGGACAAAAACCGCTAGAAGACCAGCAAGACGCTTTGCGTTCTGAAATCGCTATGGCTAAAGCAGACCAATCCACGTTGCTTCCGAAAGTCGCGGCTTTGATGGAAGAAGCAAATATTGACATCAAAGACGAAGAACTCGAAGGCGCGCTTGATGAAATTCTCAACACAGAACCGGCTCCAGAAGAAGGAGCACCAACTGAAGAAACAGAAGAAACTCCAGCTGAATAA
- a CDS encoding HTH-type transcriptional regulator Hpr, with amino-acid sequence MNDKEYTMKEAMLYSQRIGQLSKALWKAVEKDWQMWIKPYDLNINEHHILWISYHLKGASISDVAKFGVMHVSTAFNFSKKLEERELLSFSKRDTDKRNTYVELTQKGEELMQEMIERYHDTPHSVVDGSLPLRNLYGKFPEFMDVMAIIRNIYGDDFMEIFEASFKNIENRFNEENHVLTENKNP; translated from the coding sequence GTGAATGATAAAGAATATACAATGAAAGAAGCAATGCTATACAGTCAAAGAATTGGGCAATTATCAAAAGCATTATGGAAAGCGGTCGAGAAAGATTGGCAGATGTGGATAAAACCTTATGACCTGAATATTAATGAACATCACATTTTATGGATTTCCTACCATTTGAAAGGAGCTTCCATCTCTGATGTAGCTAAGTTCGGGGTCATGCACGTTTCTACAGCTTTCAACTTTTCAAAAAAACTCGAAGAACGCGAATTGCTGTCGTTCTCAAAACGCGATACCGACAAACGTAATACATATGTAGAGTTGACCCAAAAAGGCGAAGAATTGATGCAAGAAATGATCGAACGGTATCATGACACGCCCCATTCAGTCGTGGACGGCTCTCTTCCCCTTCGCAATCTGTACGGAAAATTCCCAGAATTCATGGATGTCATGGCAATTATCCGAAACATTTACGGCGATGATTTCATGGAGATTTTCGAAGCCTCTTTCAAGAACATTGAGAATCGCTTTAATGAAGAAAACCATGTTTTGACGGAGAACAAAAACCCTTAA
- a CDS encoding YtxH domain-containing protein, with protein MKVSNFFAGLGAGLIAGAVTAILSAPKSGEELRTSIKSSGSEWKESMNELKARINELKDSINHLTEESKTQVPEAVDGLKASLQSWQEDTAPAKEHLQLEIKAIQNSIEQLQASISKDKDEEEKKNDRPTKIDPKLAKNKDDSETA; from the coding sequence ATGAAAGTTTCGAATTTTTTTGCCGGCCTTGGTGCCGGTCTCATTGCCGGTGCCGTGACAGCCATCCTCTCCGCTCCGAAATCCGGTGAGGAACTGCGAACGTCCATCAAATCAAGCGGCTCGGAATGGAAAGAGTCGATGAACGAGCTGAAAGCCCGCATTAATGAATTAAAAGACTCCATCAACCACCTGACAGAAGAATCGAAAACTCAAGTACCAGAAGCGGTGGATGGCTTGAAAGCCTCACTCCAGTCGTGGCAGGAAGACACAGCTCCAGCCAAAGAGCATTTGCAGCTCGAGATCAAAGCGATTCAAAACTCCATCGAGCAGCTGCAAGCAAGCATCAGCAAAGACAAAGATGAAGAAGAAAAAAAGAATGACAGGCCGACAAAAATCGACCCAAAACTAGCGAAAAACAAAGATGATTCTGAGACAGCTTGA
- a CDS encoding antibiotic biosynthesis monooxygenase family protein, whose translation MNIYMTTGTYEFMKKMRDKHADETMVLMQGENTTLLLHETDGKSTFQTPRRYEVVDGTGEFREKGFFVMNNIPVADEGRPVFEHRFKNRAGAIENEPGYVAFRVLRPLDSDTYVVLTEWESPAFYEKWKESQAFAKAHSEKPQEESTAPRANIFSGSSYVTMYKAKPEDE comes from the coding sequence ATGAATATTTACATGACGACTGGAACTTACGAATTTATGAAAAAAATGCGTGACAAGCACGCAGATGAAACGATGGTCTTGATGCAAGGCGAAAACACCACCTTGTTGTTGCACGAAACCGATGGAAAATCCACTTTCCAAACGCCACGGCGCTACGAAGTGGTCGATGGTACTGGCGAATTCCGTGAAAAAGGATTTTTCGTCATGAACAATATCCCCGTTGCCGATGAAGGGCGACCCGTATTTGAGCACCGATTCAAGAACCGCGCCGGCGCAATCGAAAACGAGCCCGGCTATGTCGCTTTCCGTGTTTTGCGGCCGCTCGATTCCGACACCTATGTCGTATTAACTGAATGGGAATCGCCAGCATTCTATGAAAAATGGAAAGAATCACAGGCTTTCGCCAAAGCGCATTCAGAGAAGCCACAAGAAGAGTCGACAGCACCTCGTGCCAATATCTTCTCTGGTTCGTCTTACGTCACCATGTACAAAGCAAAGCCTGAAGACGAATAA